The Leishmania infantum JPCM5 genome chromosome 28 sequence TCGTCCCTCGCTCACCTctactccctctctctttctgcggGGTCGTGAGCCGTACCATGGGCGAAGACAACACGAAAACGAATACACCATTTTCAAGCGGACGTGACACAAGGAAAGGCATGACCGTCATCACCTGTGCTTACGCGCTCGGCAGCGACCCGGATCTTGAAAAGCGCGTGAAAGAGGGCACCGTCGTCATTGGACGTGTCAACGTGTTTCGCAACTACAACACCAATCTGTCGTTTGTGCGCAGCAGTCGGCTTCCGTGCGATGTGGTGCTGAACTCTGCCGAGCTGCGCGGACCTGCGCTGCACTCTGAtgtggtggcagtggcgctcCTGCCATTGGCTCAGTGGCAACCCGCGCCGAATGCAGCCAGCGCAGTGCCTGCCAGCAGCGATAGCAACACCGATGACGAGGAGACCGAAAATGGTCCGCGGGTGATGCCGTCTACGCTGCCGGACGGCCGCCACATTGCGCAGCTGATTGCGCCCGAGACAACGGAAGAGCTCATCCAGAACGCATCTGCCGAGGTCTCCCTCGCCGCGCAGATGGGCGCCCCTTTTTCGTACGAGTGGCCACCAGAGAAGCGTCCTCTGGGCCGTGTCATTCGAATTCTGAAGCGCTGCCTGCCACGCCTTCACGTGGCCCGCATTGCTGACAACCAGGTGCACCCTGGCGAGGGATTGCAGGAGAAGTACTACTACCGCTTCCGTCCCTTCAATCAGCTGTACCCTCAGCTGACTGTGCAGGGGTGCGACATCATGGCTGCTTATCATGCAAACATCAGCACGTCGCTCTTTTCCTTGGCACTGGAGCACGGGGAGAACGGCGAAATCTTAACGACTCCGCGAGTGCCGAACGCCCTCTTGTGCAAAGTCCACAGCTTCCTCGGTGACGCCTCGACCATGGCCGTGGCCAGCCACGCCATCTGCACAAGCTGCAATGTGTCGAACGAACCCTTTTcggaggaggccgaggcgtGCGTGCTCAAGGATTTCACGATCCCCTCGCCAGCGGAACTGGCCGACATGGGGCGGCGCGATTTACGCGACTCGGAGTTCGTCTTGACGATTGACCCCGCCACGGCGCGCGACCTGGACGACGCGCTCAGCATTAAGCCGCGCAAAGATGGCGGCTATCACGTCGGCGTGCACATCGCGGATGTGTCCCACTTTGTGTTGCCGAGGACGGCtctcgacgaggaggcgcaacGGCGCAGCAACTCGACCTACCTGGTGGACCGCGTGATTCCCATGCTGCCGTCCCGGCTGAGCGAGGAGTACTGTAGCTTGAACCCCGGCGAAGACAAGTTTGCCTTCTCTGGACTGTTCGAGTTTGACCGGGACGGGCATCTCATTTCCGAGGCAGCGACGGGGGAGAAGTGCGAGTGGTTCGGCCAGAGTGTCATCCGCAGTCGGTGCCGATTGGCGTacgagcaggcgcagcagattctcgacggcgacgacacgGTGGTGCTCGACGTGGCGCAAGCGGCGTCGGACCTCGGCAtcggcgaggaggctgcccgcaAGAAGGTGAAGCAGAGTGTCACGAACCTCTTCGCGCTCGCGAGCAAACTTCGCCAGCAATCACTGCGGGACGGGCGGGTGGTTATCGGC is a genomic window containing:
- a CDS encoding putative ribonuclease II-like protein; translation: MTVITCAYALGSDPDLEKRVKEGTVVIGRVNVFRNYNTNLSFVRSSRLPCDVVLNSAELRGPALHSDVVAVALLPLAQWQPAPNAASAVPASSDSNTDDEETENGPRVMPSTLPDGRHIAQLIAPETTEELIQNASAEVSLAAQMGAPFSYEWPPEKRPLGRVIRILKRCLPRLHVARIADNQVHPGEGLQEKYYYRFRPFNQLYPQLTVQGCDIMAAYHANISTSLFSLALEHGENGEILTTPRVPNALLCKVHSFLGDASTMAVASHAICTSCNVSNEPFSEEAEACVLKDFTIPSPAELADMGRRDLRDSEFVLTIDPATARDLDDALSIKPRKDGGYHVGVHIADVSHFVLPRTALDEEAQRRSNSTYLVDRVIPMLPSRLSEEYCSLNPGEDKFAFSGLFEFDRDGHLISEAATGEKCEWFGQSVIRSRCRLAYEQAQQILDGDDTVVLDVAQAASDLGIGEEAARKKVKQSVTNLFALASKLRQQSLRDGRVVIGNTRLAFRFDRNEVNSPPTSFFVQEQIQANWLVEEFMLLANQRVAQKIVQYIPYGALLRRHKPPQPQKMRRLRTALSHRGLPTGGSSGQELQRMIDTIKKDHRGDFHTVCELLKYSLMAAEYIANDPTEKDIRSHFAVAAPWYTHFTSPIRRYCDLMVHRQLRVALELERCMEEAQMEMPNAPHPALETRPVDCIFDPTRAVDVHKLKTRELFYPLSALEHIVTHANECRLNSRSAGDMSLEYSLCLYLLALQKRAKEDPTLPQQLYTTVTIVKITEGSFLLYSAELASVVEIGFNDIHQRFRYQGLLVTGDLDAKSAAQETRADTRAAAERASDAKAKAHARKKGGKSDMPRRGAADGGQGQHHFSGRVNTVAAQFSWGSHPETGEEVTEVFDLFTEFVALLEVTAKQGRLSLGMQLLQPWEREAARRVCPKVPTSLVEEQ